A portion of the Actomonas aquatica genome contains these proteins:
- a CDS encoding beta strand repeat-containing protein, whose product MKTSFSPMRCIAWVVGLCLIGMTQLAAAPIISVTGATVSPGSVEPGDAIEIELALANSQAAQEPAVPGDTLAAGTSITATITFTHMDTGTQFVVSGTGQTPDAIDPEGNGTVKISGFVPTQTTDQGGYRIDVAVTAPSASSYSSADQALTLNGSPDFVVTSLTYPAGISYEGGDTIPMSLTYTNRVNTYGSNNVPYVPGALGFSDYFRIEVILSSNPTFGDADDFLLTFFDIGSRVDADGVDRTLNWTQLLPGNFPGSFYVIAKIDTLEQVSEVEENNGRDDGNNVWLDPEGTRIALDPTNFPTVYWTSDEGNNWSDQPVTSEDGRYTVFASDSTNLVDGDGNNQRDIFVYDQQTSTIRRLNVSEQGAEGNGASQYPFISANANRVAFSSEATNLVLGDTNGFSDIYVVTTFTGAISRVSLSSTGTQANGSSFRPALSQDGRYVVFESSATNLVTGGTATGVTHIFLRDTQTGTTELISVDGSGAAGNDDSTQARVSADGRYVVFASDASNLVAGDANGTRDIFVRDRTAGTTTRVSVATGGTEANGFSRSPSLTSDGGMVAFSSAASNLVAGDTNGIPDIFVHTVATGVTTRVSISSAGAQASDPSSANFQLGSINPSISATGRFVAFASLANNLTDGDAVGQYQGTDSNRSLDIFVHDRDVTATGTFDTPGNIATEMVSRNRFGYQTLRVLGEPSTAASDIFPAISSDGRWVAFPSDAEGNSGLAHGATNRTSPDTNDYRDVFLHDRRINALPNPGNDPTVSITAPINGGSVAIGSTVSVVASASAPAGTVASVEFFVNGSSIGTVTQAPYSVNWSPTVAATYTLSALVIDSFGNRGVSGTISVTVSTTSPATPSVTVTSPSAGAVLPVNTSTTINATASDSDGTIASVEFFANGQSLGIDTNFPYSIAWTPQATGSFAITAEATDDGGNTSVSAIVLATVTGGGAPSATLTAPGAGSSFVVGTTIPLSATASAVSPASVQSVRFLANGQPILVDAGEPYVGSWTPVASGVYALTVEVTDSLGNVSTSASTSVSIIANGAPTVALTSPVSGTSAQQGTPLALTATALDLDGLVANVTFLVNGVPVGTAAAMPYTAVWTPPGPGNYSVVARATDNSGNFTDSVPVVVTVAANGAPTVELTFPANGATTLLGNGLELQASASDSNGSIAAVEFFANGVSVGRDTTGPFTANWVPNSTGLYRIRATATDNGGSIASTSEITVAVLDADEAETLYSGIYIAGFESGNFTVARQGDRGVIFVGYTDSTSAGILGIEPRIYHYNVPSISAGGNFSQTVGNATVISGTVDGAAAYGTFAAADAQATFSGALSSGSSDGYAGPTGVIYGSLTDNQDSELLALVGPDASVTFYARKGTAEDVSLPGSLAADGSFDIATVRGGTISGMIDPETGFLSGTLTNSPASGALSGAASTPTPAADGFLRNLSTRGHVGTGQSVLVAGFVVNGSTPKRLLVRAIGPTLGTFNVSGAVADPVLQLYRGETVVATNDNWGDAAGVPAASATVGAFALPSGSADAALVATLQPGAYTAQVSGAGGSSGVGLVELYDVDTQTPFSAEKVLNVSTRGEVGTGSSAQLIAGVTINGTTAKRVLIRAIGPTLSEFGIGNPLNDPVLRIVRQSDSAVVRENDDWEVGNDVGQVTEAGGSVGAFALPSGSQDAVLLITLPPGAYTALVSSGDGDTGVAIVEVYEVP is encoded by the coding sequence GTGGTGACGTCGCTCACCTATCCGGCGGGTATCAGCTACGAAGGCGGCGATACCATCCCGATGAGCCTGACCTACACGAATCGGGTGAATACTTACGGCTCCAACAACGTGCCTTACGTGCCGGGCGCTTTAGGTTTTTCGGACTACTTCCGTATCGAAGTCATCCTTTCCTCGAACCCTACCTTCGGGGATGCCGATGACTTCCTTCTCACCTTCTTTGATATCGGTAGCCGCGTGGATGCCGATGGAGTGGATCGCACGCTGAATTGGACTCAGCTGCTACCAGGCAACTTCCCGGGTTCGTTCTACGTTATAGCCAAGATCGACACGCTCGAGCAGGTCTCCGAGGTGGAGGAGAACAACGGTCGCGACGACGGCAACAACGTCTGGCTCGATCCGGAAGGCACCCGCATCGCGCTCGATCCGACCAATTTCCCTACCGTCTACTGGACCAGTGACGAAGGTAACAACTGGAGCGACCAACCGGTCACCAGTGAAGACGGCCGCTACACGGTGTTTGCCTCCGATTCGACGAACCTCGTCGACGGTGACGGCAACAACCAACGCGACATCTTCGTTTACGACCAACAGACCTCGACCATTCGTCGACTCAACGTCTCCGAGCAAGGCGCCGAGGGTAACGGGGCATCCCAATATCCCTTCATCTCAGCCAACGCCAACCGGGTGGCCTTCTCCTCCGAGGCGACCAATCTGGTATTGGGCGACACCAACGGATTCTCAGATATTTATGTGGTGACCACCTTCACCGGTGCGATTTCTCGCGTGAGTCTTTCCAGCACCGGCACTCAGGCCAACGGCTCCAGCTTCCGCCCGGCGCTCAGCCAGGATGGACGGTATGTGGTTTTTGAATCCTCGGCCACGAATCTCGTGACGGGCGGCACCGCGACCGGCGTGACGCACATCTTCCTGCGCGACACCCAGACCGGCACCACCGAGCTGATATCGGTCGACGGCTCCGGCGCCGCAGGCAACGACGACAGCACCCAGGCGCGCGTCAGCGCCGATGGCCGCTACGTGGTGTTTGCGTCCGACGCCAGCAATCTGGTCGCCGGCGATGCCAACGGCACCCGCGACATCTTCGTGCGCGACCGCACCGCCGGCACCACGACGCGAGTGTCGGTCGCCACGGGCGGCACCGAAGCGAATGGCTTCAGCCGTTCACCGTCACTCACCAGTGATGGTGGTATGGTCGCCTTCAGCTCGGCGGCCAGCAATCTGGTGGCGGGCGATACCAACGGCATCCCCGACATCTTCGTGCACACGGTCGCGACCGGCGTCACGACTCGCGTGAGTATTTCCTCGGCGGGCGCTCAGGCTTCCGATCCATCCTCGGCCAACTTCCAACTGGGCTCGATCAATCCGAGCATCAGTGCCACGGGTCGTTTCGTCGCTTTTGCCTCCTTGGCCAACAACCTCACCGACGGTGATGCCGTAGGCCAATATCAGGGCACCGACAGCAACCGTTCCCTCGACATCTTTGTGCATGACCGCGACGTCACTGCGACCGGCACCTTCGATACTCCCGGCAATATCGCGACTGAGATGGTCAGCCGAAACCGTTTCGGTTATCAGACCCTCCGCGTGCTGGGTGAACCCTCCACCGCGGCATCCGACATCTTCCCCGCGATCAGTTCTGACGGCCGTTGGGTCGCGTTCCCGTCGGACGCGGAAGGTAACTCGGGCCTCGCCCACGGTGCGACCAATCGCACCTCGCCCGACACCAATGATTACCGCGACGTCTTCCTCCATGACCGCCGCATCAATGCGCTGCCGAATCCGGGCAACGACCCGACGGTGAGCATCACCGCGCCGATCAACGGCGGCTCGGTCGCGATCGGTTCCACCGTATCCGTGGTGGCCTCGGCCTCGGCTCCGGCCGGCACGGTCGCGTCGGTTGAATTCTTCGTGAACGGCAGTAGCATCGGCACCGTGACGCAGGCTCCCTATTCGGTGAATTGGAGCCCCACGGTCGCGGCGACCTACACGCTGAGTGCGTTGGTGATCGACAGCTTCGGAAACCGTGGCGTGTCCGGCACGATTTCGGTTACGGTGTCCACCACCAGCCCGGCGACGCCGTCGGTGACGGTGACCTCGCCGTCCGCCGGTGCGGTATTGCCGGTGAACACCAGCACCACGATCAACGCGACCGCCTCCGACAGCGATGGAACGATCGCCTCGGTCGAGTTCTTTGCCAACGGCCAGAGTTTGGGCATCGATACCAACTTCCCCTACAGCATCGCTTGGACGCCGCAGGCAACGGGTTCGTTTGCCATCACGGCCGAAGCCACCGACGACGGAGGCAACACCTCGGTTTCCGCGATCGTTCTGGCCACCGTGACTGGTGGTGGGGCGCCTTCGGCGACTCTCACGGCTCCGGGGGCGGGCAGCAGCTTTGTGGTCGGCACGACGATCCCGCTCTCTGCCACCGCCTCCGCGGTGTCGCCGGCCAGCGTGCAGAGCGTGCGTTTCCTCGCCAACGGCCAGCCGATCCTCGTTGATGCAGGCGAGCCCTATGTCGGCTCTTGGACGCCGGTAGCCTCCGGCGTCTACGCGTTGACCGTCGAGGTCACGGACAGCCTGGGCAACGTCTCGACCAGTGCCTCGACCTCCGTATCGATCATCGCGAACGGAGCCCCGACGGTCGCGTTGACTTCCCCCGTCAGCGGCACCAGCGCGCAACAGGGCACACCGCTGGCTCTCACGGCCACCGCGCTCGATCTCGACGGTTTGGTCGCCAATGTGACCTTCCTCGTGAACGGTGTGCCGGTGGGCACAGCCGCGGCCATGCCTTACACGGCGGTGTGGACTCCCCCGGGCCCGGGCAATTACAGCGTAGTTGCTCGAGCGACCGACAACTCGGGTAATTTCACCGATTCGGTGCCGGTGGTGGTGACGGTCGCGGCCAACGGTGCACCTACCGTCGAGCTGACCTTCCCGGCCAACGGCGCGACCACGCTGCTCGGCAACGGCCTGGAATTGCAGGCCTCAGCCAGCGACTCCAACGGTTCCATCGCGGCGGTGGAGTTCTTTGCCAACGGCGTTTCGGTGGGACGGGATACCACTGGTCCCTTCACGGCCAATTGGGTCCCCAATTCCACCGGCCTTTACCGGATTCGGGCTACGGCGACCGACAACGGTGGCTCGATCGCCTCCACCTCCGAAATCACTGTGGCGGTGCTCGATGCCGACGAAGCGGAGACGCTTTACTCGGGCATCTACATCGCCGGCTTTGAGTCGGGCAACTTCACCGTGGCCCGCCAAGGTGACCGCGGGGTGATTTTCGTCGGTTACACGGACTCGACCTCCGCGGGAATTCTCGGCATCGAGCCCCGCATCTACCACTACAACGTGCCGTCCATTTCCGCTGGCGGAAACTTCAGCCAGACGGTCGGCAACGCCACGGTCATTTCCGGAACGGTCGACGGTGCGGCCGCCTATGGCACCTTCGCCGCCGCCGATGCACAGGCCACCTTCAGCGGAGCGCTCTCCTCGGGTTCATCCGATGGTTACGCTGGTCCGACCGGGGTGATCTACGGCAGCCTCACCGACAACCAGGACAGTGAACTGCTCGCCTTGGTGGGACCGGATGCCTCGGTCACCTTCTACGCCCGCAAGGGCACGGCAGAGGACGTCAGCCTGCCCGGTAGCCTCGCCGCCGACGGCTCCTTTGACATCGCCACGGTGCGCGGTGGCACGATCTCCGGTATGATCGATCCGGAAACCGGATTCCTGTCCGGCACGCTCACCAACTCGCCTGCGTCAGGCGCGCTTTCCGGAGCTGCGAGCACCCCGACCCCGGCCGCCGATGGCTTCCTGCGCAACCTCTCCACCCGCGGTCACGTGGGCACCGGTCAGTCGGTGTTGGTGGCCGGTTTTGTGGTGAACGGTTCCACGCCCAAGCGTCTTCTGGTGCGCGCCATCGGTCCGACTTTGGGCACGTTCAATGTCTCTGGCGCAGTGGCCGATCCTGTTCTCCAGCTCTATCGCGGGGAAACGGTGGTCGCCACCAACGATAACTGGGGCGACGCCGCCGGAGTGCCGGCCGCATCCGCCACGGTCGGGGCCTTTGCGCTGCCGAGCGGCAGTGCCGATGCAGCCCTGGTCGCGACCCTGCAGCCTGGTGCCTACACCGCACAGGTTTCCGGTGCCGGTGGTAGCTCGGGCGTGGGTCTCGTCGAACTCTACGACGTCGATACCCAGACTCCGTTCTCTGCCGAAAAGGTGCTCAACGTCTCCACACGTGGTGAGGTCGGCACGGGCTCGAGCGCCCAGCTCATCGCGGGTGTGACCATCAACGGCACGACCGCCAAGCGCGTGCTCATCCGGGCGATCGGTCCGACCCTCAGCGAGTTCGGTATCGGCAATCCGCTCAACGATCCGGTGCTGCGCATCGTGCGCCAGTCCGACAGTGCGGTGGTGCGCGAGAACGACGACTGGGAAGTCGGCAATGACGTCGGTCAAGTGACCGAAGCCGGCGGCTCCGTCGGGGCGTTTGCGCTGCCGTCCGGTAGTCAGGACGCGGTGCTGCTCATCACGTTGCCGCCAGGTGCCTATACCGCGCTGGTCTCCAGCGGCGATGGAGATACCGGTGTAGCGATCGTGGAAGTCTACGAAGTGCCCTGA
- a CDS encoding CPBP family glutamic-type intramembrane protease produces the protein MTDSPWLTLALIAGGGYFTFLWWQDFSAQRAGKPNPGALPGATPTTWLAVIVAVLGGLLIVAAETWGELRLGIADEQSQVTVLFCLYTLLAAVIEEIIFRGFIVPAESRGRATLLGGVFAASLVFALAHPFLWSWGDEGLTLNFGTKGWFSTAAVFVSSLWFYYVRFMSANSSRSLLPCFAAHGAKNLAVIIIKAAQGFVVGWF, from the coding sequence ATGACGGACTCCCCTTGGCTCACTTTGGCGCTCATCGCGGGCGGTGGTTATTTCACCTTCCTTTGGTGGCAGGACTTTTCCGCCCAACGCGCCGGCAAACCTAATCCCGGAGCGCTACCTGGGGCGACGCCGACGACCTGGCTGGCCGTTATCGTCGCGGTGCTGGGCGGCCTGCTGATCGTCGCGGCCGAAACGTGGGGCGAACTACGACTTGGCATCGCCGACGAGCAGTCGCAGGTGACCGTGCTATTTTGCCTCTACACCCTGCTGGCGGCCGTCATCGAGGAGATCATCTTTCGCGGTTTTATCGTGCCGGCGGAATCACGGGGAAGAGCGACTCTGCTCGGCGGCGTCTTCGCTGCTTCTCTGGTATTTGCCCTCGCCCACCCGTTCTTGTGGAGCTGGGGCGACGAAGGACTGACGCTGAACTTCGGCACCAAGGGTTGGTTCAGCACCGCGGCGGTGTTCGTCAGTTCGCTGTGGTTTTACTACGTGCGGTTCATGTCGGCTAACTCCAGCCGCTCGCTGCTGCCGTGTTTCGCCGCCCACGGCGCCAAGAATCTCGCCGTCATCATCATCAAAGCCGCGCAAGGGTTTGTGGTCGGCTGGTTCTGA
- a CDS encoding polyprenyl synthetase family protein — protein sequence MKPSASSTSAPAPALDFASVFQRLGPHVAALDACLREQIESFETEIRDMADYCIDTSGKRIRPSLVFLSGWRNETVNPALVKVAAVIELVHLATLVHDDIMDEADIRRGRDTAVRSFGPEAAVLLGDALFAHALHLAAQFPTTEVCSAVAESTRRVCAGEIIQTMRRGTTEISRADYFRVIDLKTAELFRVSCRLGARLAEFSDAFVDAAATYGRQLGIAYQIYDDLADFFGEEARIGKTLGTDLVSGKLTLPLLELGDALPEDERAGLVAELTGQAKPDMARRLGQLQEFAIFERVESEIERQMEIGEEALAPFSDQPPVARLLTLGSTLRAQIAVLRP from the coding sequence ATGAAACCCTCGGCCTCATCGACCTCGGCTCCGGCCCCGGCGCTCGACTTTGCGTCCGTCTTCCAACGGCTCGGGCCGCACGTCGCCGCGTTGGACGCCTGCCTGCGTGAGCAAATCGAGTCCTTCGAGACGGAGATTCGCGACATGGCCGACTATTGCATCGATACGTCGGGCAAACGCATCCGGCCGTCGTTGGTGTTTCTCAGTGGTTGGCGGAATGAGACGGTCAACCCCGCGCTGGTCAAGGTCGCCGCGGTGATCGAGTTGGTGCATCTGGCGACGCTGGTGCATGACGACATCATGGATGAAGCGGACATTCGCCGCGGGCGGGACACGGCGGTGCGTAGTTTTGGTCCTGAGGCGGCGGTGCTGCTGGGAGATGCCTTGTTCGCCCATGCGCTGCATCTGGCGGCGCAATTTCCGACCACGGAGGTTTGCTCGGCGGTGGCGGAGTCGACGCGTCGGGTGTGTGCGGGCGAGATCATTCAGACCATGCGCCGGGGCACCACAGAGATCTCACGGGCGGATTATTTCCGGGTGATCGATCTCAAGACGGCCGAGCTTTTCCGGGTGTCCTGCCGGTTGGGGGCCCGCCTGGCCGAGTTCTCCGATGCCTTTGTCGACGCGGCGGCCACCTATGGTCGGCAGCTCGGCATCGCCTACCAGATCTATGATGATCTGGCCGATTTCTTTGGCGAAGAGGCGCGTATCGGGAAAACCCTCGGCACGGATCTCGTGAGTGGGAAGCTCACGCTGCCGTTACTTGAGCTGGGAGACGCGTTGCCCGAGGACGAGCGAGCCGGGCTGGTGGCGGAGCTCACCGGCCAAGCCAAACCCGATATGGCTCGTCGGCTGGGCCAGCTGCAGGAGTTTGCTATCTTCGAGCGGGTGGAATCGGAGATTGAGCGGCAGATGGAGATCGGCGAGGAGGCGCTGGCACCTTTTTCGGATCAACCGCCGGTGGCCCGCCTGCTCACACTCGGATCGACGCTGCGCGCGCAGATTGCGGTCCTGCGGCCGTAG
- a CDS encoding sigma-70 family RNA polymerase sigma factor, translated as MSIAAKVLGKTLVSSEERRQEADSDWTIVKQVQAGEVGAFDQLVLRYRERVYGVVYNMTSNREDAADLTQDAFIKAFQSINRFQGQSSFFTWLYRIAVNSTLSHLRKNKLRTFFSFEKITEDDKTTEILAQLTDKDGADKEVYVRELQEKLNEAMQKLSIKHRTVVTLFEIDGLSHEQIAEVVGCSVGTVRSRLHYAKQILQSELQSYLRP; from the coding sequence ATGTCTATCGCCGCAAAAGTCCTGGGAAAGACTCTGGTGAGCTCGGAAGAGCGTCGCCAAGAGGCTGACAGTGACTGGACGATCGTCAAACAGGTGCAGGCTGGCGAGGTGGGAGCTTTTGATCAATTGGTGCTGCGCTATCGGGAGCGGGTATACGGTGTCGTCTATAACATGACGTCCAACCGGGAGGACGCGGCCGATCTTACGCAGGACGCCTTCATCAAGGCCTTCCAGTCGATCAACCGTTTTCAAGGGCAGTCTTCGTTCTTCACCTGGCTCTACCGCATCGCGGTCAATTCGACGCTAAGTCACTTGCGGAAGAACAAGTTGCGCACCTTTTTTAGTTTCGAGAAGATCACCGAGGACGACAAAACCACGGAGATTTTGGCTCAGCTCACCGACAAGGATGGCGCGGACAAGGAAGTCTATGTCCGCGAACTTCAGGAAAAATTGAACGAGGCGATGCAGAAATTGTCTATCAAGCATCGCACCGTGGTGACTTTGTTCGAAATCGATGGGTTAAGCCATGAGCAGATTGCCGAAGTGGTGGGCTGCTCCGTTGGCACCGTGCGTTCTCGACTCCATTACGCCAAACAGATCCTGCAGTCAGAACTACAGTCCTACTTGCGCCCATGA
- a CDS encoding secondary thiamine-phosphate synthase enzyme YjbQ encodes MAVVQELLNISTRGQGTTEVTREVARIVERSGLRTGTVTVFCQHTSCSLVIMENADPSARRDLEGWLDRLVPPDDPHFTHTYEGPDDMPSHIKMSLTRTSEVVAFGDGELLLGTWQGIFLWEHRTAAHRRRLVVTVVGE; translated from the coding sequence ATGGCCGTCGTGCAGGAACTGCTCAACATCAGCACTCGGGGGCAGGGCACCACCGAGGTCACCCGCGAAGTCGCCCGTATCGTCGAGCGCAGCGGGTTGCGCACCGGCACGGTCACAGTCTTTTGCCAGCACACCAGCTGCAGCCTGGTCATCATGGAGAACGCTGATCCGTCGGCCCGACGCGACCTAGAAGGGTGGCTCGACCGTCTTGTGCCGCCGGACGATCCCCACTTTACCCACACCTACGAAGGTCCGGATGACATGCCCAGTCACATCAAGATGTCGCTCACGCGGACGTCCGAGGTGGTGGCGTTCGGCGACGGCGAGCTGCTGCTCGGCACCTGGCAGGGAATCTTCCTGTGGGAGCATCGCACGGCCGCGCATCGTCGCCGTTTGGTGGTGACGGTGGTGGGCGAATGA
- a CDS encoding MarC family protein: MTLFTAAATLLLILDPFGNIVIFNAILAKVPPERRRRVLLRETLIAYGLLMGFLLLGAQLLAFLGLQQSSLSLAGGILLFLIAIGMVFPNRAVQFGTDGDEEPFIVPLATPMIAGPSGIAFLLLLASKEPGRLPEWIIAVTVASAISTAILIAGERIARMLGSRGMRAAEKLMGMLLILVAVQMITDGISLYWHDLMMK, translated from the coding sequence ATGACACTCTTTACCGCTGCAGCGACCTTGCTGCTCATTCTCGATCCGTTCGGGAATATAGTAATCTTCAACGCCATTCTGGCCAAAGTCCCGCCGGAGCGAAGACGGCGCGTGCTCCTCCGAGAGACGCTCATCGCTTACGGCCTGCTGATGGGGTTCCTGCTGCTGGGCGCGCAATTGCTGGCCTTTCTGGGGCTACAGCAGTCCTCGCTCAGTTTGGCGGGTGGCATCCTGCTCTTTCTCATCGCCATCGGTATGGTGTTTCCCAATCGCGCGGTGCAGTTCGGCACCGACGGTGACGAAGAACCGTTTATTGTGCCGCTGGCCACGCCGATGATCGCGGGGCCGAGTGGCATCGCTTTCCTGCTACTGCTCGCGTCCAAAGAGCCCGGCCGGCTCCCAGAATGGATCATTGCGGTCACGGTCGCATCGGCCATCAGCACGGCCATTCTCATCGCGGGTGAGCGGATCGCGCGCATGCTCGGATCGCGTGGTATGCGCGCGGCCGAGAAGCTCATGGGCATGCTGCTCATCCTCGTCGCGGTGCAGATGATCACCGACGGGATCAGCCTCTACTGGCATGATTTGATGATGAAATAA